The Oscillospiraceae bacterium genome contains the following window.
TCCATGGCTGGCATCGCTGACAAGAAGTACACCTTCAAGGTCGCTACCGACGCCACCAAGATCGACATCGCCAACGCTGTTGAAGAGCTGTTCGGCGTGAAGGTCGCCAAGGTCAACACCATCTCCGTGCGCGGTCGTTACCGCCGTCAGGGCATGCACGC
Protein-coding sequences here:
- the rplW gene encoding 50S ribosomal protein L23 encodes the protein MKFAQDIVLAPVITENSMAGIADKKYTFKVATDATKIDIANAVEELFGVKVAKVNTISVRGRYRRQGMHAGYTAKSKKAIVTLTADSKEIEFFNSMV